In Gammaproteobacteria bacterium, the following are encoded in one genomic region:
- the tuf gene encoding elongation factor Tu (EF-Tu; promotes GTP-dependent binding of aminoacyl-tRNA to the A-site of ribosomes during protein biosynthesis; when the tRNA anticodon matches the mRNA codon, GTP hydrolysis results; the inactive EF-Tu-GDP leaves the ribosome and release of GDP is promoted by elongation factor Ts; many prokaryotes have two copies of the gene encoding EF-Tu) has translation MAKGKFERTKPHVNVGTIGHVDHGKTTLTAAIATVLSKKFGGEAKG, from the coding sequence ATGGCAAAAGGAAAATTCGAGCGTACCAAGCCGCACGTGAACGTGGGCACCATTGGTCACGTGGACCACGGCAAGACGACGCTGACGGCGGCCATCGCCACGGTGCTGTCCAAGAAGTTCGGCGGTGAAGCCAAGGGC